AGCGACTTGAACGGAATGCGGATCTCCACCGAATAGCCCCACGGGGTCACGCGCCCCTTGGACTGGAACACGAAATCCTGGCTCAGGTCGGCCTGCGGCCGCGCCTGCACGCCGTTGGCGAACCCGCCGCTCACCGACGTGATCTCGGTCATCGTGCCGTCCATCTGGACGCCCAGCGGATTCACGCCGAACACCAGGGCCTGGCGCCCATCGTTGAACGTGCTCAACAGGATCTGCACGTTGTCGTCGGCGCCGATCGCGTCGCGGTCGGCCAGCGTGGCGTGCGGCGCGCCGTGCGCCTCGTACGCCCGCACCCCGAAGTAGATGGCCGAGGGCGAATACCACACCAGCACCACGGTGGAATCGTTGGCCGGCACGCCGTCCACGGGGGTGATCTGCGAGAAGCCCGTGAGGCGCGCCGCCTTCGCCCACATGGGCTCGTTCATCACGCCGTCGATCGTGGCTTCGGCCACGATGCGCGGCGGCCGCGCGTGCGTGGCGCCGCGACGGCCGTTGTACGTGGCGCCGGAGTCGGCGAGCGTGAGCGCGGACACCAGGGAGAGCGCGAGAGCGAGCATGTGCGGCGAGGAGGGGAGGGCAACGCGATGCGACCCGAAGGCGCGGAGGATCGCTCCGCCGGCGGTCGGGTTCAAGGGCCCGCGTGTCTGGTTTGTGTTCTGGGGGGCGGCGCCTATGTTGAGGCCTCGGTGCCGGGAGGCGCGTCGTGGTTCGCTCGGTCCTTGCGATCGTGGTGGGAAGCGCGGTGATCTTCGCTCTGGGCGGGATGGGCACCGCCGTCGTGTTCCACGACCGGGGGGCCCCGCTCGTGCCCTCGGTGCCGCTCCTGCTGCTGCTCCTCGTGATGCGCGGCCTCGCCGCGATCGCGGGCGGGTATGCCGCCGCCGCCCTGGCGCGCCGGCGCCCGCTGGTGCACGGAGTGCTGGCCGGATCGCTGTACGTGGGTGCGCTCGCCTGGGCGCCGGACGCCGTGGTGCGCGGCATGTCCGTGCCCACGGGCCAGCCGCTCGCGTACGGCGCGGTGGCGGTGGGGCTGGCGCTGGTGGGCGGCGCCCTGGGAGGTCTGGCGCGCGCCGAAATACGCCGCGGAGGCAGCTGACGCCTCGCAGCCGCCGTTGTATTGCTCTAGTGTACTAGGGCACTAGATTACTACCGTGGACTTCGAACTCGATCCCGCCGACCGCCGGTCGATATTCCTCCAGATCGCCGACGCCGTCCGCGCCGCCATCGCCCGCGGCGATCTTGCCACCGGCAGTCCGCTGCCCCCCGTCCGCGCCCTCGCCGCCCAGCTCGGCGTCCACCCCAACACCGTCCTCCAGGCCTACCACGAACTCGCCCTCCACGGCACGGTCCAGTCGCGCCGCGGCAGCGGCACCTTCGTGCGGGCAGCCCCGCCCGGCGACGGCGAACGCCGCGTCATGGCCGACGAGGTCGCCGATCGCGCCCTCCGCGATGCCTACGCCCACGGCCTCACCGCCCCCGACCTCGGTGCCGCCCTCGACCGCGCCGCCCGGCGCGGCGCGCCCTGAGCACCGGCTCTACGACACGTAGCCGGCGCGGACGTTGAGCGGCCACCGCGCCTCGCGCCGAGCCCCCGCACGGCCCCACCGCGGCTCGAGTTGCGCCCGCAGCGCCGGGATCGGATCGGTGCCCGTGGCCCGCACGTACCGCGTGGTGGACGACCAGCTGGCCAGATAGGCGAGCAGCTGATCGAGCGTGTACGGCACGCGCATCTCCAGCCGCGGCGGCTCTACCTCGCGCAGCGGAAATGGGATCGTCGCGTATCCCTCATCGACGTACCGGCGTTCGGGCGGCCAGTACGGCCCCACCACCTCCCGCTGGAATTCGCGCACGACGGGATCGAGCTCGGCGTCCACGCACACATTGCCGTAGCTCCACGCCACGAGCAGCCCGCCCGGCACCAGCACGCGCTCCACTTCGCGGTAGAACGCCTCGAAGTCGAACCAGTGCAGCGCCGTCGCCACCGTGATCGCGTCCACCGACCCAGCCTCGAGCCCGCTGCGCTCGGCGCTCGCCACCCGGTATTCCACGCCGTTCTGCGGCGGCGCCTGGGCCAACTGCTGCTCGCTGGCGTCGGTGGCCACGACGCGCGCGAAGTAGCGCACCAGATCGCGCGCCGCCTGGCCGTTGCCGGTGGCGCAGTCCCACGCCAGGCGCCGGGCCGGCGCCCGGTCGGCCACGAAGCGGAACAGCGCGTCGGGATACGTGGGGCGCGCAGCCGCGTACGCCGCGGCGGCACCCGTGAAGTGATCCTTGAACGTCATCTCACGCCGAATGGAGACCCGGCCCGCCCGCGCGGCATCGTGCCCCGGCGGCCAGGTTCACGCCCGCGGGCTAGTGCTTCCTGAACTGCAGATCCGTGATCGCGACGTCGGAGTTGTGGTTCACGCGGAACCCGAAGCTCCCCGACAGATCGCCCAGCGCCGCGCGTGACAGCGCCGCCACCTGCGTGCCGTTGGCCAGGAAGCGCACCGAATCGGCGCCCACGGCAATGGACAGGACGTTCGTGGCCTTGCCCGCGCCGTCCTTGCCCTTCACGGCCGCGTTCGACGTCCAGTTCACCAGCTTGTGCACGGCCATGCCCGCGCGGTGGTTGATGAGATAGTCGTCGCCGCCGCGGACCACGAAGTACACGTACGATTGCTTGTCGGCGCTGGTCAGGTCGCGCCCCGCCACCACCAGCCCATAAGCCTCGCCGTGCCCGCCCGGCGCCTTGAGCTGAGAGAACGTGGCCGTCACGGTATAGCTGCCGTTGGGCGCCGAGTCCTTGTCGGTCCAGTAGATCCCCGCCGGGCCCGTCGTCACGTGGTAGCTGTCGCCCGCCATCGTGAAGCTCAGATCCTTGACCGTCATGTGGTCGAACCGGTTGGGATCGAGGAACACGTGCCATCCACCCGGAAACACGCCGCTGCCGGCCACGCGCATGGTCGGGTCGTTGTTCCCGGCGCGCTGGGCGGCGGCGGGCGTCGCGAGCGGCGTGGTCAGCGCGAGGAAGAGAACGGCGAGCGTTGTCCGGCGCATGGGAGACTCCCGAGCATGAAGGGGGGCGGTGCATTCGATGGGCGCGACGGACGCGC
This DNA window, taken from Gemmatimonadaceae bacterium, encodes the following:
- a CDS encoding class I SAM-dependent methyltransferase is translated as MTFKDHFTGAAAAYAAARPTYPDALFRFVADRAPARRLAWDCATGNGQAARDLVRYFARVVATDASEQQLAQAPPQNGVEYRVASAERSGLEAGSVDAITVATALHWFDFEAFYREVERVLVPGGLLVAWSYGNVCVDAELDPVVREFQREVVGPYWPPERRYVDEGYATIPFPLREVEPPRLEMRVPYTLDQLLAYLASWSSTTRYVRATGTDPIPALRAQLEPRWGRAGARREARWPLNVRAGYVS
- a CDS encoding GntR family transcriptional regulator; its protein translation is MDFELDPADRRSIFLQIADAVRAAIARGDLATGSPLPPVRALAAQLGVHPNTVLQAYHELALHGTVQSRRGSGTFVRAAPPGDGERRVMADEVADRALRDAYAHGLTAPDLGAALDRAARRGAP